One part of the Candidatus Eisenbacteria bacterium genome encodes these proteins:
- a CDS encoding bifunctional nuclease family protein translates to MVEVKITGLAIDERTKSPVVILKEVSGERVLPIWIGENEAKAIALELAGKKFTRPLTHDLLMSVIEGLHARVERVVISELRENTFFAVVLLQRDSEFASIDARPSDSIALALRAKANIFVADALLTNEGEGQGGPAPKPEQTMSDEQRAEELRRYLEDLDPEDFGKFNP, encoded by the coding sequence ATCGTCGAGGTGAAGATCACCGGCCTCGCCATCGACGAACGCACCAAGAGCCCCGTGGTGATCCTCAAGGAAGTGTCCGGGGAACGAGTGCTCCCGATCTGGATCGGGGAGAACGAGGCCAAGGCCATCGCCCTGGAGCTGGCCGGGAAGAAGTTCACCCGGCCGCTCACGCACGACCTGCTGATGAGCGTGATCGAGGGCCTGCACGCCCGCGTGGAACGGGTGGTGATTTCCGAGTTGCGGGAGAACACCTTCTTCGCGGTGGTGCTGTTGCAGCGGGACAGCGAGTTCGCCTCCATCGACGCCCGCCCGTCGGACTCCATCGCGCTGGCGCTGCGGGCCAAGGCCAATATCTTCGTGGCCGACGCGCTGCTGACGAACGAGGGGGAGGGGCAGGGCGGGCCGGCCCCGAAGCCGGAGCAGACGATGAGCGACGAGCAACGGGCGGAGGAACTGCGGCGGTACTTGGAGGACCTGGATCCGGAGGACTTCGGGAAGTTCAACCCCTAG